The DNA sequence CCTGATGAAAATCGAACGCGACGCCCCCGACCTGGTCCTCCTCGACCTGGTCATGCCCCGCCGCAGCGGATTTGCTGTCCTCGACAGCATCATCAACAACAAGCAGCGGGCTCCCAAAATCGTCATGGTCACCGGTAACAGCGAACCCAAATACCGCGAACTCGCCCTCGACCGCGGCGTCGACCGCTTCATCCCCAAACCCTACCACATCGAAGACCTCGTACAGACAGTCAACGAACTGCTCAATGCAGAGTGATAAACTGCTCTCTGATAAACCGGGTGGGCTCGGATGCAATCCGAGCCGAGCAAAGCGAGCAAGAGGTCTCAGCGAAAGCGAACAGTTCAGAGCAAAGTCTCCTACCTCAACATTCGGAACGTGAGGCACGCCTTCCCGCAACAGAACGCGTCCCCCCAACCTCCTGTTGTCTCCGACAACCTCGAATTACATTCGAGGCCACCCTACAGGAACCCCCACAGATTTACCCAGCACATAATAGCGAGCAGAACTCCAACTCCAGTCTGTAATCCTGTCCGCCAGCCCTTTCTTTACGGGATTCATATGCATGTAGGTTAGTTTCTCTTCTATCTTTTCTTCTGATTCAATCTCAAATGAATAATAGTGTTTTTGCCAGAGAGGATCCTCTTTTGAAAACATTTTTGCATACTGGCTCTGTTCAAGTAAAAACTGTTTGATCGAGCGACTGGAACTTCGTTTCCAGTCTCTCATGAAAGCACTGAGTTCACCGATCCTGTGAAACCAGACCAGGGCATGCACATGATCGGGCATAATCACGAAACCGACACAGATCGCCTCGTGCCGCATTAGTTCATGATTTAGTGCCCCCAAAAGACGACGTTTGGCACCATCATGATCGAGGTAAGTCCGATTTCCGTAACAGGAAAACGTAACGAAATGGACGTATCGCCGATCATCAAACTGAGTTCGTTTGTTCATGTTCACATATTAGCAAACAAAAGCATATCACCAACTTGATTATCGAAAATAGAACGGGTGGGCTCGGATGTAATCCGAGCCGAGCAAAGCGAGCAAGAGGTCTCAGCGAAAGCGAACAGTTCAGAGCAAAGCCACCCACCTCAACATTCAACACGTGAGGCTCGCCCTCCCACAACAGAACGCGTCCCCCGCAACCTCCTGTTGTCTCACGACAACCCCGGATTACATCCGGGGTCACCCTTCAAATAGTAGATCAGAACCAAGGCACCCGCTACCATTGAATCCAGACAACCAGCTACAAACCGCTCTACAAAGAAGAGACGCTCCCATGAAACCGCAAACGCCCTGCATCCTGTTTCTCCTACTTTGCTCTTTCCTCACCACGCTCCCCGCAGCAGAAAAACCAGATAACACCAACCAGATCTTCCTGCTCCCCTACTTCCTGGGAAACGGTGAAACCGGTGTCTACCTCGCCTTTAGTACCGATGGTCTGCGCTTCAACTGGCTCAACGAGGGGAAGGTCGTCATGCCCGCCCCGAAGTGGGGCGAAGAAAGCCTGACCCGCGATCCATCCATCGTCTACCACGACGGTAAGTTCCACATGGTCTGGACCACCAGCTGGAAGTCACGCAGCATTGGCTATTCCTCTTCAAAAGACCTGCTGCACTGGAGCGAACCCCGCAAAATCGTCGTCTGGCAGGCAAGCGACGGCGCAAAAAACACCTGGGCCCCCGAAATCCAC is a window from the Gimesia benthica genome containing:
- a CDS encoding response regulator transcription factor, translated to MNTSPQKRVLIIDDDEGLTEPLQLAIEAEGYEVLTAHDGNEGLMKIERDAPDLVLLDLVMPRRSGFAVLDSIINNKQRAPKIVMVTGNSEPKYRELALDRGVDRFIPKPYHIEDLVQTVNELLNAE
- a CDS encoding REP-associated tyrosine transposase, whose amino-acid sequence is MNKRTQFDDRRYVHFVTFSCYGNRTYLDHDGAKRRLLGALNHELMRHEAICVGFVIMPDHVHALVWFHRIGELSAFMRDWKRSSSRSIKQFLLEQSQYAKMFSKEDPLWQKHYYSFEIESEEKIEEKLTYMHMNPVKKGLADRITDWSWSSARYYVLGKSVGVPVGWPRM